One genomic window of Branchiostoma floridae strain S238N-H82 chromosome 4, Bfl_VNyyK, whole genome shotgun sequence includes the following:
- the LOC118414457 gene encoding golgin subfamily B member 1-like isoform X8 yields MAFTGSSLPSPTEMTIASLRNSLDILQIENTSLKADLERERGVIRHMHRDQFAKIKDLRDQEQKNVSMKVEAVKNQLQLEKEQELAKLRESLNKEHNAEVQKILRQKENEMRQMQVMFNREKLELQTRLNAAQKGGANTDRLNSNVEAEKSRLQQEITSLKEAKKKLEGELSSMTAADRQKAGELRQAHDQLQQQAAKLRKEADQQVRRLMTEMKSREHVIEQLEKDLDSQAGQAERLRVEREEMERQMQLGSTSPDRTTSPRRRAGSVEGSVEEKDQMRKIWKLEGDKTTMAKQVKDLESQVRPLVDKNQRLERKLDELAGTVKRKDEENRRLREQLDIVDTRLRKEAATRSRTNSQSSLPTDDLEQLKSTITDLKRHIADSEKRRELVSLRKKKSKLPSPRKKGAKSRGVVETYFGYDEEASVSWDSESSFSVDTNSELDISFSEDSSVFGSETPEKDKLEASMQQLTQEHLQLQRAFQLLQEHLAATTDVEREGKMRAQLQNDLLSAQAKIEDLQRALSTQGQDTGWVEEKERLSLENRQLQDRIHQLEGVEKQLQHQVLDTEEQMELLEFRILELEEKERSSPLLKGPKDFVSGEKTSSVDGAKRQFANSDDDYSAIQRLCNDEGLQDINVFEMKRKLEDVTQKEDLDSEEQLVLLQARTILDLVDKKLKDWRSLEDDLGHTVKKLTEEKTVLTKQMSQSEDDHGATQQHLQAANQRIKELEVQTVAEAQSAREATATVIQSLEDENAQLKLMEAKARAEKDVARQQADKLEGIVEELKQKLQSSTQGRTYENELLFQNLDKLKEAQKRLSDLEQEEERHKAYIKQLEDIRASYESDPESPLALSSSDVLQKITELETRRKELENIPHEDTSSLKERIQDLEDSERKLKEKVDELSVQGESLKEENSQLKERVELLEGSDKELRGLVEELSTSEVSLKAENSELKENILKQSESSLQDIDGQKERIEDLEENVNRYKELIDRLTDSSSKLEVENADLKEKLQDLEVQKHSVEDSTATTNPTRSIDSENRIRKIEEENRKIKAQAEDLAARESILQEENHNLKEIIEDIEKQASEFKEMMEKMTASEKRLEDKNAKLRDEVSRLKSVEEENDRLRMEAKKHNNTQEELTHALESVRAAEVELKKECLSLKEKIWLLEEKETTLKEVVKDFKTTEGDLQEENNRLKDELEDLQETMKELEIAGSSLPGFSSEGSRARGSSMDLDEDETELWKKLENWEFKRDSNSSANTTKVSEEKETQTEAEDVTPLAMPTRVPIPVEDKETQTVNVAKEVEPDLRKTSMTIRIPKILEEKNIQTEGQEEDNIITNVEKENVRLMQKIRELEDSLRSSAGQDQSSPLPEKPEEPKVGYGFAHFWPDVSESAKKRIRELEASKYALQEELERVRKCESHLRTRNTELETSIHLLSANLSRAQEGKDQPEDYESFKEDQEQQECAIGTLEMATMVFEQKLAHQKAIGDGLDRAIFGVDPAECRRVNCPLLGKHHQLLQEEERLKLKIKELEVTVTTYKEQLILLKGAEKDDLLQKVLDLEVQQKSLTEENKVMARESEALRIQVSDLKAAEEDWRMRVQELEGIGQSGTESESESHARRTIKELEMSERRLQLELEEAKATAETLKDRVLELERIERELREELAKTKQERDEATENDKSLSRRIHELEESESQLRSRLTDAEAKEMVLTESLNCANEKARELGESLKCANTKVDELGEAARDFTDREAKLAERIGTLEKSEQELMEKLEKVNSESQPEDQGQSEDLLVERVAELEASEAALQERVEILEKSEKDLLEKLDKANAIAEQSSEVENEVQHLREQVRDFEQAEMQHKERISGLEALEGFLPQPVEKSEQDLTEKPEKADDMSELHDLSSEAGSDLQSLRRQLSDFEETEAQLRERIAELEASEQALQERVEILEKSEEELMEKLEKVSSISQPEDPGSDPGSELQWLRSQLIDSEETETQLKARIADLEASEDALRETLGQADSIMSEREAGFKDQIEVLHLTQVKLKERIFELETSEEELKEQLFEFGVVFDDGDLNKKKERKKSVQNQETEGDSLADEIGKLQGTEDMSAAESFTESARLDKHEVNWENKCKELEAEEQLLSEKCKILEESKASLTQQVKDLQGSEENLKQEVEILNDVNGSLEKELEDLKTSEKALKDAVNELQQENGNLKDKIKELEQSEVSLKHRMSDFANTEETRTKPSENEEDLSELLEKVIQEKSDLEEKVQELEASEKLLRDRLQELQNADESGQQNKEDEEQSLALENSELKMRIQELEEAETALNKRVLDLRNAEAKKQHTVPEVERENAELKARLQGVDSGGLDDTVAELLKEKEELERKVLELEEKDLQQQERILEMEMGAQPSDTEEQTSSNQQKRLAELEEELQDAKKRVQELEGSEQALLDRLDELEYQQDGTDMVQLPRDELDRLKAQVSLLRETEDKLDDLEEEEEELRDRIQNFEALQQEHEELQAQVHQLKTKLRDATLAGPVSDVRNKRIQTDLSWMDITVDQHGRAVVAEPEIPRPVSSPARSPHTVGRLSPEQLDQEVQNLVNALPAGEAFMEAVPDGLVHCELVMVEEDEISPSLVQDPMKNVDIRNLLEQKLQQKPVSRGIPPLPTSTPPHFRPRSGSQVSQHTMGDVSDMDSEAEAPPLPSSAPPPTRPRAQTTESEGSEAGAVPTIQTSPPTPPPQEFPQLGSVAAKVATFTSPQDDAGSDTDQDGEDLPEEGAVAARVAAFEAQSPLKSPGDGSMPDSGLGRTLLGADSSLDTTATPPTGLFDPQEQINKWVENRRQRKGLSRGFTVPVGTRRRRFYDRSEENSLADDPPAQPAEDGAEDQNVRELQETIEQLQKNNQVKDDALKNLQKALEDLQGEVKDKEDQLDDVSKAERQLQEDIKKHARDLAHGREEIQYLEQTLRDKEEDLRKLREDQRQLERDLRAKEDAMATSTQMREKVLGQEKELHEKDDYLQNLEKQCRELKQEVERLRRELEKKERDSDVTYYKAQAQMKEGEIRQKDEELHRLRTENRKLEGEAQQADRQCRKLQKEKEGLQAHVARLQQLEHRCAELQKLQDTLKKENDQLLRKAEKLQKAEQEINLLRETVATLRAHLRDIEAVDKEKEDLRARLDAISDLKQRMEAIPTSDYDTDHPSRSSPYMMTRTLPADLNMKDFPARTPGAPTDSNTADMDEVSSIIDLEVRTALAPLQAKVSRMRVKCRERDVMIMTLLDELQCTVDPDVTIMRTAEDLASEMLEEYDEPISPISGSMGNLYSYAAFGSSSERSSGQADSGRASDNSRRQMVRHSTPTTGASTSPSGGTRSSPLLDDIDVLPTRLDNGHAIRDDLDLVPVRRKRKQRPKLTAGQSSPEQMWELHQTLQDTHTNNYDVPFLPLPLPKLDSPDRRTRRPRTSPNSDGDRNKHGRDKTPHHSGARSHMSRSQQNPKRAGTHSSPQDALSRSHGPNWYPPPLNDGSSPLALTNGIAELELTNNHGVPSLANGMPSSLLTNGHRVPPVTNGVPASLLTNGHGSPHLANGLPASLLSNGFGGDRARHGSGASGSWLTVSSTADALSTVSQTTASPRQQGPPQPPSDLRILRAVGKSSVLVGWTLPPIDDMGNSNGVQVSGYKIKVDGEETQVVPSSHVSKALVEGLDLTVPFILSVQTMSTDRQLSDRVEVEFTDLQEPPSVLTSSRPSSAMSEDTSVYSDPVIEEPPRLYLAVYNYSPSRNSPNHYPEDELGLREGDVVTVFGPLREDGFYEGKVDGRRGLVPASFLEEISTSQDRPPTDTHRKQQRRSPSKRQVSKQKEGHRGSRRQGATTHKDRRQRIV; encoded by the exons GGATCTGTAGAGGAGAAAGATCAGATGAGAAAGATTTGGAAACTTGAGGGTGACAAGACCACTATG GCAAAACAGGTAAAGGATCTGGAGAGTCAGGTGCGGCCACTGGTGGACAAGAACCAGCGTCTGGAGAGAAAACTGGACGAGCTGGCGGGGACGGTCAAGAGGAAAGATGAGGAGAACCGCAGACTG AGAGAACAGCTGGACATAGTTGACACACGGTTACGTAAGGAGGCGGCCACCCGCAGCCGGACCAACTCTCAGTCCAGCCTGCCCACTGACGACCTGGAGCAGCTGAAGAGCACCATCACAGACCTCAAGAGACACATAGCT GACAGTGAGAAAAGGAGAGAGCTGGTTTCACTCAGGAAAAAGAAATCCAAACTCCCCAGTCCCAGGAAGAAAGGAGCCAAG TCCCGTGGTGTGGTGGAGACGTACTTTGGTTATGACGAGGAGGCCAGCGTGTCCTGGGATTCAGAGTCCTCCTTCTCTGTTGACACCAATTCTGAACTGGACATCTCTTTCTCTGAAGAT AGTTCAGTCTTTGGTTCAGAGACA CCTGAAAAGGACAAGCTGGAGGCGTCCATGCAGCAGCTGACTCAGGAGCACCTGCAGCTGCAAAGGGCATTCCAGCTGCTGCAGGAGCACCTGGCAGCTACCACAGATGTGGAGAGGGAGGGGAAG atGCGAGCCCAGCTGCAGAATGACCTGCTGTCTGCCCAGGCTAAGATTGAGGACCTGCAGCGAGCGCTGAGCACACAGGGGCAGGACACGGGGTGGGTGGAGGAGAAGGAGAGACTCAGCCTGGAGAACAGACAGCTACAGGACAGGATACACCAGTTAGAAG GTGTGGAGAAGCAGCTGCAGCACCAGGTGTTGGACACAGAGGAGCAGATGGAGCTGCTGGAGTTCCGTATCCTGGAGCTGGAGGAGAAGGAGCGCTCCTCCCCACTCCTCAAG GGGCCTAAGGACTTTGTTTCGGGAGAGAAGACCTCATCAGTAGATGGTGCCAAG CGCCAGTTTGCTAACAGTGATGATGACTACAGTGCCATACAGAGATTGTGCAATGATGAGGGCTTGCAG GACATCAATGTGTTTGAGATGAAGAGAAAGTTAGAAGACGTCACACAGAAAGAG GATTTGGATTCTGAGGAACAGCTTGTTCTGCTGCAGGCCAGGACAATACTAGACCTGGTGGATAAG AAACTGAAAGACTGGAGATCATTAGAAGATGACCTCGGACATACAGTAAAGAAACTGACAGAGGAAAAG ACTGTCCTGACCAAGCAGATGTCCCAGAGTGAAGATGATCACGGGGCAACACAACAGCACCTACAGGCAGCTAACCAG AGAATTAAGGAGTTGGAAGTCCAGACAGTTGCTGAAGCCCAGTCTGCTCGGGAGGCCACTGCGACTGTGATCCAGTCTCTAGAAGACGAGAACGCCCAGCTGAAACTCATGGAGGCCAAGGCCAGGGCAGAGAAGGATGTTGCCAGGCAACAGGCAGACAAGCTGGAAGGAATTGTGGAGGAACTGAAGCAGAAGCTGCAGAGTTCAACCCAAGGTCGCACCTACGAGAACGAGCTTCTGTTTCAGAACCTGGACAAACTCAAGGAGGCCCAGAAG AGACTGTCTGACTTGGAGCAGGAAGAGGAGAGACACAAGGCCTACATCAAACAGCTGGAAGACATCAGG GCTAGTTATGAGTCTGACCCAGAGTCCCCCCTGGCACTGTCATCATCAGATGTGCTGCAGAAG ATAACGGAATTGGAGACCAGGAGAAAAGAATTGGAGAATATTCCTCAT gaGGACACCTCAAGTCTTAAGGAAAGAATTCAAGACCTGGAAGACAGTGAGAGAAAACTTAAGGAGAAGGTTGATGAGTTGTCTGTCCAGGGTGAGTCCTTAAAGGAGGAGAACTCTCAGCTGAAGGAAAGAGTGGAATTACTAGAAGGCAGTGATAAGGAGCTGCGGGGCTTGGTGGAGGAACTGTCCACATCAGAGGTCTCACTTAAAGCAGAAAACTCAGAACTTAAAGAAAATATTCTCAAACAGTCAGAAAGTTCCTTGCAGGATATTGATGGACAGAAAGAGAGAATAGAAGATTTAGAGGAAAACGTCAACAGATATAAGGAGCTTATTGACAGGCTTACAGACTCAAGCAGTAAACTTGAGGTTGAAAATGCTGATCTTAAAGAAAAGCTACAAGACCTTGAGGTGCAGAAACATTCTGTTGAAGACAGCACTGCCACAACAAATCCAACAAGAAGTATTGACTCAGAAAATAGAATACGCAAAATAGAAGAGGAAAATAGAAAAATCAAGGCCCAAGCAGAGGATCTGGCTGCCAGAGAAAGCATTCTACAAGAAGAAAACCACAACTTGAAGGAGATTATTGAAGACATTGAAAAGCAGGCCAGTGAGTTCAAGGAAATGATGGAGAAGATGACTGCATCAGAGAAACGTCTTGAGGACAAAAATGCCAAACTCAGGGATGAAGTTTCCAGGCTGAAGTCTGTAGAAGAGGAAAATGACAGATTAAGAATGGAGGCCAAGAAACACAACAATACTCAAGAAGAGTTGACACATGCATTAGAAAGTGTGAGGGCTGCTGAAGTTGAGCTAAAGAAGGAGTGTCTGAGCTTAAAGGAAAAAATCTGGCTTCTAGAAGAGAAAGAGACAACTCTGAAGGAAGTTGTCAAAGACTTCAAGACCACAGAGGGTGACCTTCAGGAGGAGAACAACAGACTGAAGGATGAACTTGAAGATCTTCAGGAAACTATGAAAGAGTTGGAGATTGCAGGGAGTAGTTTGCCTGGGTTTAGTTCAGAAGGCTCAAGAGCGAGAGGCAGCTCCATGGACCTCGATGAAGATGAGACAGAGTTGTGGAAAAAACTTGAGAATTGGGAGTTCAAGAGAGACAGCAATTCATCTGCCAATACTACAAAGGTATCTGAGGAGAAAGAGACACAGACAGAGGCTGAAGATGTTACTCCTCTTGCCATGCCAACAAGGGTTCCTATTCCTGTGGAAGACAAAGAGACACAGACAGTAAACGTAGCAAAGGAAGTGGAACCTGATCTCAGGAAGACTAGTATGACAATTAGGATTCCAAAGATTTTGGAGGAAAAAAACATACAGACAGAAGGACAGGAAGAGGACAACATAATTACAAATGTTGAGAAAGAGAATGTCAGGCTGATGCAAAAGATAAGGGAGCTTGAGGATTCCCTGAGGTCATCTGCAGGGCAGGATCAGAGCAGTCCACTCCCTGAGAAACCAGAGGAGCCCAAGGTTGGATATGGGTTTGCTCACTTTTGGCCGGATGTCAGCGAAAGTGCCAAGAAGAGGATCCGTGAGCTTGAAGCCAGCAAGTACGCCTTACAGGAGGAGCTTGAGCGGGTCAGGAAGTGTGAGTCTCACCTCCGTACTAGGAACACTGAGCTGGAAACATCCATACATCTGCTCAGCGCAAACCTGTCCAGAGCACAGGAGGGGAAAGACCAGCCAGAGGACTATGAAAGTTTCAAAGAGGACCAAGAGCAACAGGAGTGTGCTATTGGCACTTTGGAGATGGCCACCATGGTGTTTGAACAGAAACTGGCCCATCAGAAGGCAATAGGAGATGGGCTGGATCGTGCGATATTTGGAGTTGATCCTGCAGAATGCAGGAGAGTAAACTGTCCTCTGCTGGGGAAGCACCATCAGCTGCTGCAGGAAGAGGAGCGGCTGAAACTAAAGATTAAAGAACTGGAGGTAACAGTCACAACATACAAAGAGCAGCTGATTTTGTTGAAAGGTGCAGAAAAGGACGATCTCTTACAGAAAGTGTTGGACCTTGAAGTTCAACAAAAAAGTCTtacagaagaaaacaaagtgATGGCAAGAGAATCAGAAGCATTGCGAATCCAGGTTTCAGATCTGAAGGCAGCAGAAGAAGACTGGAGAATGAGGGTCCAGGAACTGGAGGGGATCGGACAGAGTGGTACTGAGAGCGAGAGTGAGAGCCATGCCAGACGCACGATCAAAGAGTTGGAGATGTCTGAAAGAAGGCTACAGCTAGAGTTGGAGGAAGCAAAGGCAACAGCTGAAACTCTGAAAGATAGGGTCTTGGAACTGGAGAGAATCGAAAGGGAGTTACGAGAAGAATTGGCAAAAACAAAGCAGGAGAGAGATGAAGCTACTGAGAATgacaagtctttgtcaagaaggATCCATGAGTTAGAAGAGTCTGAATCCCAGTTGAGGAGTAGACTTACAGATGCGGAGGCAAAGGAAATGGTACTGACTGAATCCCTGAACTGTGCTAATGAGAAGGCAAGAGAACTAGGTGAATCACTTAAGTGTGCAAACACTAAAGTTGATGAACTTGGTGAAGCTGCGAGAGACTTCACAGACAGAGAGGCAAAGCTGGCTGAACGTATTGGGACACTGGAGAAGTCAGAACAAGAGTTGATGGAAAAACTTGAGAAAGTGAACTCTGAATCTCAGCCTGAAGACCAAGGGCAGTCAGAGGACCTTCTAGTAGAAAGAGTTGCTGAGCTGGAAGCTTCAGAAGCTGCCCTGCAGGAACGTGTTGAAATTCTGGAAAAGTCTGAGAAGGACTTATTGGAGAAGCTTGATAAGGCCAATGCCATTGCAGAGCAGAGCAGTGAGGTTGAAAATGAAGTACAACATCTAAGAGAGCAAGTCAGGGACTTTGAACAAGCTGAAATGCAACATAAGGAAAGGATTTCTGGCCTTGAGGCTTTGGAAGGATTTCTTCCTCAGCCTGTTGAGAAATCTGAACAAGACTTGACAGAGAAGCCTGAAAAAGCTGATGACATGTCAGAGCTACATGATCTAAGCAGTGAAGCAGGAAGTGACTTGCAGTCATTAAGAAGGCAGTTGAGTGACTTTGAAGAAACAGAGGCTCAGCTGAGGGAAAGGATCGCTGAGCTGGAAGCTTCAGAACAAGCACTTCAAGAACGTGTTGAAATCCTGGAGAAGTCTGAAGAAGAGCTGATGGAGAAGCTTGAAAAAGTCAGTTCCATTAGTCAGCCTGAGGATCCAGGGAGTGACCCAGGCAGTGAATTACAGTGGCTTCGGAGTCAGCTGATTGACTCAGAGGAAACAGAGACACAGCTGAAGGCCAGAATCGCAGACCTGGAGGCTTCAGAAGATGCTCTCCGTGAGACGCTGGGACAGGCTGACAGCATCATGAGTGAGAGGGAGGCTGGCTTTAAGGACCAGATTGAAGTACTGCACCTCACACAGGTCAAGCTTAAGGAAAGAATCTTTGAGCTTGAGACATCCGAGGAAGAGCTCAAGGAGCAGCTGTTTGAGTTTGGGGTAGTCTTTGATGACGGTGATCTGAataagaagaaggaaagaaaaaagtcaGTGCAAAACCAGGAAACAGAAGGAGACTCTCTGGCAGATGAGATCGGGAAACTGCAGGGTACAGAAGACATGAGTGCAGCTGAGTCCTTCACAGAGAGTGCTAGATTAGACAAACATGAAGTCAACTGGGAGAACAAGTGCAAGGAGCTAGAGGCAGAAGAACAGCTCCTCTCAGAAAAATGTAAAATCTTGGAGGAATCTAAAGCATCGCTGACACAGCAGGTCAAGGACCTTCAAGGTTCTGAAGAAAACCTGAAGCAAGAAGTTGAGATTCTCAATGATGTAAATGGCTCCTTGGAGAAGGAGCTAGAAGACCTGAAAACATCAGAAAAAGCTCTGAAGGATGCAGTTAATGAGTTGCAGCAAGAAAATGGAAACCTCAAAGATAAGATCAAAGAGCTGGAGCAGTCAGAAGTCTCTTTGAAGCATAGAATGAGTGACTTTGCCAATACTGAGGAGACAAGAACAAAGCCAAGTGAGAATGAGGAGGATTTAAGTGAGCTACTAGAAAAAGTAATCCAGGAGAAGTCAGACCTAGAAGAGAAAGTTCAAGAACTTGAGGCATCAGAGAAGTTGCTAAGGGATAGATTACAGGAGCTCCAGAATGCAGACGAAAGTGGGCAACAAAATAAAGAGGACGAAGAACAGAGTCTGGCATTGGAGAATTCTGAGCTGAAAATGAGAATACAGGAGCTCGAGGAGGCAGAGACCGCACTGAACAAGAGGGTCCTTGACCTCAGGAATGCAGAAGCAAAGAAACAGCACACTGTTCCAGAGGTGGAGAGAGAGAATGCAGAACTGAAAGCCAGGCTGCAGGGAGTTGACTCCGGTGGGTTAGATGATACAGTAGCTGAGCTGCTGAAGGAGAAGGAGGAGCTGGAGAGGAAGGTTCTGGAGCTAGAGGAGAAGGACCTTCAGCAGCAGGAGAGGATTCTGGAGATGGAGATGGGAGCACAGCCTTCTGATACAGAG GAACAGACATCCTCCAATCAACAGAAAAGGTTAGCAGAATTGGAGGAGGAATTGCAAGATGCCAAAAAG AGAGTGCAGGAGCTTGAAGGAAGTGAGCAGGCTCTACTGGACAGACTGGATGAACTTGAGTACCAGCAGGATGGTACTGACATGGTACAGCTGCCCAGGGATGAGCTGGACAGGCTAAAGGCTCAG GTGTCACTCCTGAGGGAGACAGAGGACAAACTGGATGACcttgaagaggaggaggaagagctCAGGGACAGAATACAG aattttgaggccctccagcAGGAACATGAGGAACTGCAGGCTCAGGTACATCAGCTCAAGACCAAGTTGAGG GATGCTACATTAGCCGGACCTGTCAGTGATGTTCGGAACAAGCGCATACAGACGGATCTTTCCTGGATGGACATCACTGTAGACCAGCATGGCCGCGCAGTGGTGGCAGAGCCGGAGATCCCCCGCCCCGTCTCCAGCCCGGCGCGGTCCCCCCACACGGTCGGCAGGCTGAGCCCGGAGCAGCTGGACCAGGAAGTACAGAACTTGGTAAACGCTCTCCCGGCGGGCGAAGCCTTCATGGAGGCCGTCCCAGACGGGCTTGTGCATTGTGAACTGGTGATGGTGGAGGAGGATGAAATATCCCCGTCCTTGGTGCAGGATCCCATGAAG AATGTGGACATTAGGAACCTGCTGGAACAAAAGCTACAACAGAAGCCTGTCTCCCGCGGCATTcctcccctccccacctccACTCCGCCACACTTCCGACCTCGCTCGGGATCCCAGGTATCCCAGCATACCATGGGGGATGTGTCAGACATGGACAGTGAAGCCGAAGCTCCGCCCCTCCCCAGCTCTGCCCCGCCTCCCACCCGCCCCAGAGCGCAGACGACAGAGTCCGAAGGGTCCGAGGCTGGGGCCGTCCCTACCATACAGACCTCCCCTccaaccccccctccccaggagtTCCCTCAGCTGGGTTCTGTGGCTGCCAAGGTCGCCACCTTTACCTCACCACAGGACGATGCTGGTTCTGATACTGATCAGGATGGGGAAG ACCTCCCAGAGGAAGGTGCTGTTGCAGCCCGTGTAGCAGCATTTGAGGCACAAAGTCCGCTGAAGTCCCCAGGAGATGGGAGCATGCCAGACAGTGGGCTAGGGAGGACACTACTGGGAGCAGACAGCAGCCTGGACACAACAGCTACTCCTCCCACTGGGCTGTTTGATCCTCAG GAGCAAATCAACAAGTGGGTTGAAAACCGTCGTCAGCGTAAGGGTCTGTCTCGTGGCTTCACTGTTCCGGTGGGGACCAGGCGCAGGCGGTTCTACGACAGGAGTGAGGAGAACAGCCTGGCAGACGATCCACCTGCACAACCTGCGGAGGATGGTGCTGAGGATCAAAATGTGAGGGAGTTACAGGAAACAATTGAACAACTGCAGAAGAACAACCAG GTGAAAGATGATGCTCTGAAGAATCTTCAGAAGGCCTTAGAAGATTTACAAGGAGAAGTGAAG GACAAGGAAGATCAGTTGGATGATGTCAGTAAGGCAGAGAGACAGCTGCAGGAAGATATCAAG AAACATGCTCGAGACCTGGCACATGGGAGGGAGGAGATCCAGTACCTGGAACAGACCCTGAGA GACAAGGAAGAGGACCTCCGGAAGCTGCGTGAGGATCAGAGACAGTTAGAGAGAGATCTCAGG GCCAAAGAAGATGCCATGGCAACTTCTACACAAATGAGAGAAAAG GTACTTGGTCAGGAAAAGGAACTCCATGAAAAGGATGACTACTTGCAGAACTTGGAGAAACAGTGTAGGGAACTGAAACAAGAG GTGGAAAGGTTGAGGCGTGAGCTGGAGAAGAAAGAACGTGACAGTGATGTTACCTACTACAAGGCCCAGGCACAGATGAAGGAAGGAGAGATCCGCCAAAAGGACGAGGAGCTGCACAGGCTGAGAACAGAG AACAGAAAGTTGGAGGGTGAAGCCcagcaggcagacagacagtgCCGTAAGCTGCAGAAGGAGAAGGAGGGCCTGCAGGCACATGTGGCACGGCTGCAGCAGCTAGAGCACAGGTGTGCAGAGCTGCAGAAACTACAGGACACCCTCAAGAAGGAG AATGACCAGCTGCTGAGGAAGGCAGAGAAGCTGCAGAAGGCGGAGCAGGAGATCAACCTGCTGCGGGAAACTGTGGCAACCCTGCGGGCACACCTGCGGGACATCGAGGCAGTCGACAAGGAGAAGGAGGATCTCAGGGCCAGGCTGGACGCCATCTCGGACCTAAAACAGAGG ATGGAAGCCATCCCGACCAGTGACTATGACACGGACCATCCCAGTAGAAGCTCCCCCTACATGATGACCCGTACTCTCCCTGCAGACCTCAACATGAAGGATTTTCCTGCCAGAACTCCTGGTGCCCCTACAGACAGCAACACTGCAGACATGGATGAG GTGTCCAGTATCATTGACCTTGAGGTCAGGACAGCCTTGGCTCCTTTACAG GCGAAGGTATCCCGCATGCGTGTGAAGTGTCGTGAGAGAGATGTGATGATCATGACCCTGCTGGATGAGCTGCAGTGCACTGTGGACCCTGATGTAACGATCATGCGCACAGCTGAAGACCTGGCATCAGAGATGTTGGAGGAGTATGATGAACCCATCAGCCCCATCTCTGGGAGCATGGGCAATCTTTATAGCTATGCAGCATTTGGGTCATCCTCAGAACGAAGCTCTGGTCAG GCTGACAGTGGTAGAGCATCAGACAACAGTAGGAGACAGATGGTTCGACACAGTACCCCCACCACTGGTGCATCTACCTCCCCCAGTGGTGGTACCAGGTCATCACCCTTGTTGGATGATATTGACGTCCTCCCCACGCGGCTAGATAATGGACATGCCATCAGGGATGACCTGGACCTGGTGCCTGTACGAAGGAAAAGGAAACAGAGGCCAAAG TTGACTGCAGGTCAGTCCAGCCCTGAGCAGATGTGGGAGCTGCACCAGACCCTACAGGATACACACACCAACAACTATGATG TGCCGTTCCTGCCTCTCCCTCTCCCCAAGCTGGATTCTCCTGATCGCAGGACAAGGAGACCTCGAACTTCCCCCAATTCAGATGGCGATAGAAACAAGCATGGCAGAGACAAGACCCCACACCATAGTGGAGCAAGGTCTCACATGTCAAG ATCTCAGCAAAATCCAAAGCGAGCCGGCACCCATTCTTCACCACAAGATGCATTATCCAGATCACATGGACCAAACTGGTATCCACCCCCACTGAATGATGGTAGCTCCCCACTAGCGTTAACCAATGGAATTGCAGAACTTGAACTAACCAATAACCATGGAGTACCAAGTCTTGCCAATGGAATGCCATCATCTTTGTTGACCAATGGACATAGAGTGCCTCCTGTGACCAATGGGGTCCCAGCTTCCTTGCTGACCAATGGACATGGATCACCACATCTGGCCAATGGACTGCCAGCTTCCTTGTTGTCCAATGGCTTTGGAGGTGACAGAGCCCGACATGGCAGTGGTGCTAGTGGCAGCTGGCTGACTGTCTCCAGCACTGCTGATGCTTTGTCAACTGTCTCCCAGACGACAGCTTCCCCACGGCAACAAG GTCCCCCTCAGCCTCCCTCTGACCTGAGGATCCTCCGTGCTGTGGGCAAGTCCTCTGTACTGGTGGGCTGGACACTGCCTCCAATCGATGACATGGGAAACAGCAATGGGGTCCAAGTGTCAGGTTACAAG atcAAGGTAGATGGAGAGGAAACTCAAGTGGTGCCCAGTTCTCATGTCAGCAAG GCTCTAGTGGAGGGGTTGGATCTGACAGTGCCATTCATCCTGAGTGTACAGACCATGTCCACAGATAGGCAGCTGTCAGACAGGGTGGAGGTAGAGTTCACTGACCTCCAGGAGCCACCATCTGTACTGACATCGTCACGTCCCAGCTCCGCTATGTCTGAG GATACATCAGTTTACTCAGACCCTGTGATAGAGGAACCACCTCGCCTG TACCTGGCAGTGTACAACTATAGTCCCAGCAGGAACTCCCCCAACCACTACCCTGAGGACGAGCTGGGGCTGCGAGAAGGGGACGTTGTCACGGTGTTCGGCCCTCTGAGGGAGGACGGCTTCTACGAGGGAAAAGTAGACGGCAGGAGAGGCCTGGTCCCAGCCAGCTTCCTGGAGGAAATCTCTACATCTCAGGACAGACCtccaacagacacacacagaaag CAGCAGAGAAGATCACCCAGTAAGAGACAGGTGTCCAAACAGAAGGAGGGTCATCGGGGGTCTCGACGTCAGGGTGCTACAACACACAAAGACAGGAGACAG AGAATTGTATGA